The following are encoded together in the Planococcus antarcticus DSM 14505 genome:
- a CDS encoding glycosyltransferase family 2 protein has protein sequence MANKIMVSIECTSYNHENFIAEALDSMLMQRTNFTYEILIHDDASTDRTAKIIKSYEQKYPDIIKPIYQTENQYSKGVLVEEFNLERAKGKYLAVCEGDDYWTDPDKLQKQVDYMETHPQCSMCVHAAERVSAVTKKPVSVMRPSHKNKIFSVEEVIEGGGDLFATNSILYSREKISEMPDFYLNATVGDYPLVIWGALNGTLCYIDQNMSAYRVDVKGSWTSVQVSDVAKKQKHLQEVAEMLDEINAFTNYKYNCVISRTKNRDRFYILLKQMKIKETMKRGYRQFYMKPEFFKRVFKRITI, from the coding sequence ATGGCAAACAAGATTATGGTGAGTATAGAGTGTACTAGTTATAATCACGAAAATTTTATAGCTGAAGCCTTGGATAGCATGTTGATGCAACGTACAAATTTTACTTATGAAATTCTAATTCACGACGATGCATCTACGGATCGAACTGCTAAAATCATCAAAAGCTACGAACAAAAATATCCGGATATCATCAAACCGATTTATCAAACCGAAAATCAATACTCAAAAGGTGTGTTAGTGGAGGAGTTTAATCTGGAGCGTGCCAAAGGAAAATACTTGGCTGTCTGCGAAGGAGATGATTACTGGACAGATCCGGATAAACTGCAGAAGCAAGTGGATTATATGGAAACACATCCGCAATGCAGTATGTGCGTACACGCAGCCGAAAGAGTATCTGCCGTAACCAAGAAACCCGTCTCTGTTATGCGGCCGAGCCACAAAAACAAAATCTTTTCAGTTGAAGAAGTAATTGAAGGCGGAGGAGATTTGTTTGCTACCAACTCCATCCTATATTCACGAGAAAAAATTTCAGAAATGCCCGATTTTTATTTAAATGCAACAGTTGGAGACTATCCACTGGTTATCTGGGGTGCATTAAATGGGACGCTTTGTTATATTGATCAAAATATGTCTGCTTACCGGGTAGACGTAAAGGGATCTTGGACATCTGTTCAGGTATCTGACGTTGCCAAAAAGCAGAAGCATCTGCAGGAAGTCGCAGAGATGCTCGATGAAATCAATGCTTTTACCAATTATAAATACAATTGTGTCATTAGTCGAACTAAAAATCGGGATCGCTTCTACATCTTGTTAAAGCAGATGAAAATAAAAGAAACAATGAAAAGAGGCTACCGCCAGTTCTATATGAAACCCGAATTCTTCAAGCGGGTCTTCAAACGAATCACGATATAA
- a CDS encoding right-handed parallel beta-helix repeat-containing protein, with amino-acid sequence MAANKKTHWLLILFGIFGLTVVFLMGENFFYAEEQIDAKTQFGAEGDGMTDDTQAIQAAIDETPIGGTLHIPAGVYKLSKNSDLKASTGYGDSYFALKISKPITITMDQAIFQTEADGEYGVFWIIDTADVHLQGGFLMGDKLPESGSLVSNIAILLQDSQKSSIENVYTKNYSQGIHLHHANDNVIRNVTSEFNYGSGIINFASDYNLIESCVVRNSGDGHLSLFGGGKHNVVKGCVVQEDRTGFTDQQGITVESEKNSLIEQNTVSGFYYGIDIKNDADSNIIKGNLTYNNEYNIAVRPGDGGNNLMGPSNNISIINNLATNPREGSERGIYINIGEGHVVKGNTVEENQLILRDEELRVVYQKENFIVKAE; translated from the coding sequence ATGGCGGCCAATAAAAAAACTCACTGGCTTCTGATTCTATTTGGAATTTTCGGCTTAACTGTTGTTTTTTTGATGGGAGAAAATTTCTTCTATGCTGAGGAGCAAATTGACGCGAAAACACAATTTGGAGCAGAAGGTGACGGGATGACAGATGATACACAAGCGATTCAGGCAGCTATTGATGAAACGCCGATCGGCGGAACTTTACATATTCCGGCAGGTGTATACAAGTTGAGTAAAAATTCGGATCTGAAAGCAAGCACAGGATATGGAGATAGTTATTTTGCTTTGAAAATATCAAAACCTATTACAATTACGATGGATCAAGCGATTTTTCAAACAGAGGCTGATGGCGAATATGGCGTATTTTGGATCATCGATACGGCCGATGTCCATTTACAAGGTGGATTCTTAATGGGAGACAAACTGCCAGAAAGCGGGTCGCTGGTATCCAATATCGCCATTCTTCTTCAGGACAGTCAGAAAAGTTCCATTGAAAACGTCTATACAAAAAATTATTCACAGGGAATTCACCTTCACCATGCCAATGACAACGTTATTCGGAATGTAACAAGTGAATTTAACTATGGCTCTGGTATTATTAACTTCGCGTCGGATTATAACTTGATTGAATCCTGTGTCGTTCGAAATTCAGGAGATGGCCATCTCTCTTTATTTGGTGGAGGCAAGCATAATGTGGTTAAAGGCTGTGTTGTACAAGAAGACCGTACGGGGTTTACCGACCAGCAAGGAATTACAGTGGAAAGTGAAAAAAATAGCTTGATTGAACAAAATACAGTAAGCGGCTTCTATTATGGAATCGACATTAAAAATGATGCAGACTCCAATATCATCAAAGGAAATCTCACCTATAACAATGAATACAATATTGCTGTGCGCCCGGGCGATGGAGGGAATAATTTGATGGGGCCAAGCAACAATATCAGCATTATTAATAATTTGGCCACCAATCCCCGCGAAGGCTCCGAACGGGGTATTTATATCAATATAGGAGAAGGCCATGTCGTCAAAGGCAATACTGTGGAGGAAAATCAGTTGATTCTGCGGGATGAGGAATTGAGAGTGGTTTATCAAAAAGAAAATTTCATAGTAAAAGCCGAATGA
- a CDS encoding peptidoglycan bridge formation glycyltransferase FemA/FemB family protein: MILLEDLYFKENYCRLYEEIEGGTCEVFEFENDLGSIRHMFMKREIPVEYKENTYYDLTTPYGYGGPLITHLRDGGQKEKLVAHFSKAFRAYCAEHNIISEFVRFHPIKENAKDFTSCFDVHFRRHTTGVTLKGFEDPVQEEFSSSTRKKIRKALRDGVTYRITVNPDNLEQFKEIYLKTMERIGADPMYFFNEAYFSNCLKYFGDQLVLVEVLHESRVIGTELHFHTGPILHTHLSGSLDEYSHLNPVYVMTYAIALWAKQQGVELIHSGGGLTTASDDSLYLFKKKFGRNTEFDYYTGYKIWNEEIYQQLAELSKARPAKEFFPAYR, from the coding sequence GTGATTTTATTGGAGGATCTGTATTTTAAAGAAAACTACTGTCGCCTTTACGAAGAGATTGAAGGCGGTACTTGTGAAGTATTTGAGTTTGAAAACGATTTGGGATCCATACGTCACATGTTCATGAAGAGAGAGATTCCTGTTGAATACAAAGAAAACACATATTATGACCTTACTACTCCTTATGGCTATGGCGGCCCCCTCATCACACATCTAAGAGACGGCGGGCAGAAGGAAAAGCTAGTTGCTCATTTCTCCAAAGCATTTCGAGCTTACTGCGCGGAACATAATATCATCAGTGAATTTGTCCGGTTCCATCCAATCAAAGAAAATGCCAAGGATTTCACGTCCTGTTTTGACGTCCATTTCAGGCGACATACCACAGGAGTGACCTTGAAAGGATTTGAAGACCCGGTTCAGGAAGAATTCTCAAGCTCCACTCGAAAAAAAATACGAAAAGCTCTAAGGGATGGGGTGACTTATCGGATAACGGTCAATCCTGATAATTTAGAACAGTTTAAAGAAATCTATTTAAAAACAATGGAGCGGATTGGTGCAGATCCCATGTATTTTTTTAACGAAGCGTATTTTTCCAATTGCCTAAAATACTTCGGCGATCAGCTGGTTCTAGTGGAAGTCCTGCATGAATCTCGAGTCATTGGCACCGAGCTTCATTTCCATACCGGTCCAATCCTTCATACGCATCTATCTGGCAGCTTGGATGAATACAGCCACCTGAATCCTGTTTATGTCATGACCTACGCAATTGCTCTTTGGGCGAAACAACAAGGGGTTGAATTGATCCACTCAGGAGGAGGACTCACTACCGCTTCCGATGATTCACTGTATCTATTCAAAAAGAAATTTGGCAGGAACACGGAATTTGATTACTATACCGGATATAAAATATGGAACGAAGAAATCTATCAGCAATTGGCAGAACTCTCAAAAGCGCGTCCAGCTAAGGAGTTTTTCCCAGCATATCGTTAA
- a CDS encoding lipopolysaccharide biosynthesis protein, with translation MEPQPSLKKKTIGGLLWSFGDLIGNQGIQFLIQIILARLLLPEHFGLIGMILVFIALSNSLVDSGFTQALIRERNASQTDYSTIFYFNLLISVLIYVILYAAAPSISRFFDEPQLVSLLRLLSIGIVINAFAIIPKAMFAKEVNFKAQAKINLSSSILSGVIAVVLAVAGYGVWSLVLRQLSMNAIQSLLFAISKKWIPSLVFSIASFKRLFGFGWKLLVSGLIDTFYTNVYFLIIGRQYSAAQLGYYTNASRFSEIISQNLAATILRVTYPVLSSIQDEHERLKQSYKSITKLAAFLIFPVMVGMAAVGEPLVMLVFGEKWLQMIPYFQLLSIAGMLYPILALDLSLLQVKGRSDLYLLLEIINKISLTILLFLAVWLELGVIGLITAAILNTYLEFFVNSHFSKREVSYPAKEKVRDLLPIYLLSFLMGAVVWMLGLLVDTTIVIQLLLQVTIGMLFYIAACRVANIAELKTVYGLILSLLKKVRER, from the coding sequence ATGGAACCACAACCATCACTGAAAAAAAAGACAATTGGCGGTCTGCTTTGGAGCTTTGGCGACTTGATCGGCAATCAAGGGATCCAGTTCCTCATCCAAATCATTTTGGCACGCCTGCTACTGCCCGAACATTTTGGGTTGATCGGCATGATCCTGGTATTTATCGCACTGTCCAATTCACTGGTCGACAGCGGATTTACACAGGCCTTAATCCGTGAACGCAATGCCAGTCAGACAGATTACTCGACCATCTTTTACTTTAATTTGTTAATTTCTGTACTCATTTACGTCATCCTCTATGCGGCTGCTCCGAGCATCAGCCGCTTTTTTGATGAACCGCAGCTGGTGTCTCTGTTGCGTTTACTGTCTATCGGGATCGTCATCAATGCATTTGCCATTATTCCAAAAGCGATGTTCGCTAAAGAAGTGAATTTTAAGGCACAGGCAAAAATCAATTTAAGCTCCAGCATCTTATCGGGGGTTATCGCTGTTGTTCTGGCAGTAGCGGGGTATGGTGTCTGGAGTCTGGTGCTGCGGCAATTGTCGATGAACGCCATTCAGTCTCTCCTTTTTGCTATATCGAAAAAGTGGATTCCTTCATTGGTGTTCAGCATCGCGTCGTTCAAGCGATTATTCGGTTTTGGCTGGAAGCTTCTCGTATCGGGTTTAATTGATACCTTCTATACCAATGTCTATTTTCTGATTATCGGTAGGCAGTATTCCGCAGCTCAGCTGGGTTATTATACAAATGCCTCTCGTTTTAGCGAAATCATCTCACAGAATTTAGCAGCCACTATTCTGCGGGTGACTTATCCGGTGCTCAGCAGTATTCAAGACGAGCACGAGCGCTTAAAGCAGTCCTATAAAAGCATCACAAAACTGGCTGCTTTTCTCATTTTTCCGGTGATGGTGGGCATGGCAGCTGTTGGTGAGCCCTTAGTGATGCTGGTGTTTGGCGAAAAATGGCTACAGATGATTCCTTATTTTCAATTACTGTCCATAGCAGGGATGTTGTACCCCATACTGGCTCTCGATCTGAGCCTTCTACAAGTAAAAGGCCGATCCGATCTATACCTGCTATTAGAAATTATCAATAAAATTTCTTTGACGATTTTGTTGTTCCTCGCTGTTTGGTTGGAACTGGGCGTCATCGGATTAATCACAGCCGCTATTTTGAACACCTATCTGGAATTCTTTGTCAATAGCCATTTCTCCAAAAGGGAAGTGTCTTATCCAGCTAAGGAAAAAGTTCGGGATCTGCTACCGATTTACTTGCTGTCCTTTTTAATGGGGGCTGTGGTATGGATGCTTGGCTTGCTTGTGGACACGACAATTGTCATCCAATTGCTACTCCAAGTCACAATCGGTATGCTGTTCTATATCGCTGCTTGCCGCGTTGCTAATATCGCCGAATTAAAAACAGTCTATGGGCTGATTTTGTCACTGCTCAAAAAGGTGAGAGAAAGGTAA
- a CDS encoding glycosyltransferase family 2 protein, translated as MTTPPMVSIVCTSYNHGDYLAEAIDSFLMQKTDFEFEILMYDDASTDHSPRVIKQYESNYPSLIKPIYQTENQYSKGVRVELFNHNRATGKYIAVCEGDDYWTDPYKLQKQVDYMEAHPMCSMTVHAADRVLSDKKKVLSTVRPEKKNAVFSVERVIEGGGDLIATNSMVYSKAKVETLAPFYLNAVVGDYPLIILAALHGTVDYLDDNMAAYRVGVKGSWTERELATSMKRINHYHDMERMFDEINEHTDFQYNNALEKAKRGYQFSLLLEQGEFKKAKRGEFRQIYLELGTKQRILLEMKRYFPNVTESIRKAKWKLIQ; from the coding sequence ATGACAACACCACCGATGGTCAGCATAGTCTGCACAAGCTACAATCACGGCGATTACCTTGCTGAAGCAATTGATAGTTTCTTAATGCAGAAAACGGATTTTGAGTTCGAAATCCTGATGTACGACGACGCCTCAACCGATCATAGCCCTCGAGTGATCAAACAATACGAAAGCAACTATCCCTCATTAATCAAACCAATTTACCAAACCGAAAATCAGTATTCAAAAGGAGTTCGTGTGGAGTTGTTTAACCACAACCGGGCAACTGGAAAGTACATTGCCGTTTGCGAAGGTGACGATTACTGGACCGACCCCTATAAACTGCAAAAACAGGTTGACTATATGGAGGCACATCCGATGTGCAGCATGACTGTACATGCAGCGGATCGTGTTCTTTCCGACAAGAAAAAAGTTCTTTCTACTGTAAGACCTGAGAAGAAGAATGCCGTTTTTTCAGTTGAGCGCGTAATAGAAGGCGGCGGAGACTTGATTGCGACAAATTCCATGGTCTACTCCAAAGCAAAAGTTGAGACCTTGGCTCCCTTTTATTTGAATGCGGTGGTAGGGGATTATCCATTGATCATTTTGGCTGCGCTTCATGGAACAGTGGATTATTTGGATGATAATATGGCTGCCTACCGAGTGGGTGTCAAAGGATCCTGGACCGAGCGAGAGCTGGCCACCAGCATGAAACGAATCAACCATTATCACGATATGGAGAGAATGTTCGACGAAATCAATGAACACACTGATTTCCAGTATAATAACGCACTGGAAAAGGCAAAGCGCGGCTACCAGTTTTCACTTTTACTGGAGCAGGGGGAATTCAAAAAAGCAAAACGCGGCGAATTCCGACAAATCTATTTGGAGCTCGGCACCAAGCAGCGCATATTGCTGGAGATGAAACGATATTTTCCGAATGTCACAGAGAGCATCCGAAAAGCAAAATGGAAACTGATCCAGTAA
- the galE gene encoding UDP-glucose 4-epimerase GalE — MAILVCGGAGYIGSHTVKELVSTYEVVVLDNLTTGFEHLIDERADFVKGDLGDRAILDEIFTTHSIDAVFHFAANSLVGESVENPLKYYRNNVSATLVLLEKMIEHGVKRFIFSSTAATYGIPDTDVITEETSTNPINPYGRSKLMIEQILADIACVHDFQYIVLRYFNAAGAHESGEIGESHDPESHLIPIVLQHLMGQRDKISVFGTDYNTSDGTCVRDYIHITDLARAHILSYEGMANGKIANKTYNLGNGAGYSVNEIIDTCQQVSGKQATVEYAPRRAGDPATLVASSNKITDALGWTPVYDLQAIIGSAWAWHSK, encoded by the coding sequence ATGGCAATTTTAGTTTGCGGCGGTGCGGGGTATATCGGCAGTCACACAGTTAAGGAGCTAGTGAGTACATACGAGGTAGTGGTGTTAGACAATTTGACGACCGGTTTCGAGCATTTAATTGATGAGCGGGCGGATTTTGTGAAAGGTGACTTAGGTGACCGCGCAATTCTAGATGAAATTTTTACTACGCACAGCATAGATGCGGTCTTCCATTTCGCAGCCAATAGCTTGGTGGGCGAATCAGTTGAAAATCCGCTGAAATATTACCGCAATAATGTCAGCGCAACTTTGGTGCTGCTAGAGAAAATGATTGAGCACGGCGTCAAGCGCTTTATCTTTTCATCAACAGCTGCCACTTACGGCATACCGGATACGGACGTGATCACGGAAGAGACATCGACAAATCCAATCAATCCCTATGGCCGTTCAAAATTGATGATCGAACAGATTTTGGCTGACATTGCGTGCGTTCATGATTTCCAATATATTGTGCTTCGCTATTTCAACGCAGCGGGTGCACATGAATCGGGAGAAATCGGCGAAAGCCACGATCCCGAATCGCATTTAATCCCTATCGTTTTGCAGCATCTTATGGGCCAGCGCGATAAGATTTCAGTATTTGGGACAGACTATAACACCTCAGATGGAACTTGCGTACGGGATTACATCCATATCACGGATCTGGCACGAGCGCATATCCTGTCTTACGAAGGTATGGCCAATGGAAAAATCGCCAACAAAACCTATAATCTTGGAAACGGGGCAGGCTATTCGGTGAATGAGATCATCGATACTTGCCAACAGGTATCTGGCAAACAAGCAACCGTCGAATATGCTCCTCGCCGCGCAGGAGATCCGGCTACTTTGGTCGCATCTTCCAATAAAATTACGGATGCATTGGGCTGGACGCCCGTGTATGATTTACAGGCCATTATTGGCAGTGCGTGGGCATGGCATTCAAAATAA
- a CDS encoding right-handed parallel beta-helix repeat-containing protein yields MTVKKVGSALLVLLGIVGFGYFFLMVEKMTQGDDAESGVESYNANLDEAVDKTEEIQAAIDETPAGGTLEIPPGVYKLSKNPELKAVTGYGDSYFALKISRPITILMEEVIFQTDTEEEYGVFWVNETEDVHLKGGVLMGERLPEDGSLTSHIAILFLYTDNSSIEGTYMKNYSQGVHLNHSDDNIVRKVTSEFNYGSGIINFDSNHNVIDSCVVRNSGDGHVSLYGGGEDNHVVNCMVTEDRPGYDDQQGITVESETSSLIENNTVSGFYYGIDVKNASESNIIESNIAFNNEYNIAVRGGDGGKNLELPSYNTQILNNLVVDPRDKSSYGIYVGAGDGHVVIGNTLNIGNLIMPEKDLEVYESQNYFVPEEEE; encoded by the coding sequence ATGACAGTAAAAAAAGTTGGATCTGCCCTGCTGGTACTTTTGGGAATTGTAGGATTTGGCTATTTCTTTTTGATGGTTGAAAAAATGACACAAGGAGACGATGCCGAAAGTGGTGTTGAAAGTTATAATGCTAATCTGGACGAAGCCGTCGATAAAACGGAAGAAATTCAAGCAGCCATTGACGAAACGCCAGCCGGAGGCACTCTAGAAATACCACCAGGCGTCTATAAGCTTAGCAAAAACCCTGAGCTTAAAGCAGTCACGGGATATGGGGACAGCTATTTTGCTTTGAAGATCTCAAGGCCGATCACCATTTTAATGGAAGAGGTTATATTCCAGACGGATACGGAAGAAGAATATGGAGTGTTTTGGGTCAATGAAACAGAAGATGTCCACCTTAAAGGCGGCGTTTTGATGGGGGAGCGTTTGCCAGAAGATGGCTCTTTGACTTCCCATATCGCCATTTTGTTTCTCTATACGGACAATAGCTCGATCGAAGGTACTTATATGAAGAACTATTCACAAGGTGTCCATCTTAATCATTCAGATGATAATATTGTTCGGAAAGTCACTTCGGAATTTAATTACGGATCGGGAATCATCAATTTTGATTCCAACCATAATGTCATTGATTCGTGTGTAGTGCGAAATTCTGGCGACGGTCATGTATCTTTGTATGGAGGTGGCGAAGATAATCATGTGGTCAATTGCATGGTTACGGAAGACCGGCCAGGTTATGACGATCAGCAGGGAATTACCGTAGAAAGTGAAACCAGCAGCCTGATCGAAAATAATACAGTTAGTGGATTTTATTACGGCATCGATGTTAAAAATGCTTCAGAGTCAAATATCATCGAATCGAATATTGCCTTCAACAATGAATACAACATCGCTGTAAGGGGAGGAGATGGTGGCAAAAACCTCGAACTGCCCAGCTACAACACCCAGATTCTAAACAATTTGGTCGTTGATCCGCGAGATAAATCCTCTTACGGCATTTATGTGGGGGCGGGGGATGGGCATGTCGTCATTGGCAACACCTTAAATATCGGCAACCTCATCATGCCTGAGAAGGACTTGGAAGTCTACGAAAGCCAAAACTATTTTGTACCGGAAGAAGAAGAATAG
- a CDS encoding VanZ family protein — protein sequence MTAYKSISWIAAISWMAVIFYLSHQPGSASSDLSSGVVVALLNFVEQVAPNLEFDIDSFHTFVRKNAHFFAYFLLSLLSFNAWRSSGFRGLKQLLLGLGMCVLFATTDEFHQLFIDGRSGEARDVLIDSAGASLGMVVYIITDELWRLRGKSAANSR from the coding sequence ATGACAGCATATAAAAGTATTTCATGGATAGCGGCTATTTCTTGGATGGCTGTGATTTTTTATCTTTCTCACCAGCCAGGTTCAGCTTCAAGTGATTTGAGTTCGGGTGTCGTAGTAGCACTTTTGAACTTTGTCGAGCAAGTGGCGCCGAATTTGGAATTTGACATTGATAGCTTTCACACTTTTGTTCGGAAAAACGCTCATTTTTTTGCTTATTTCCTACTAAGCCTGCTGAGTTTCAATGCTTGGAGAAGTAGCGGTTTTCGTGGGCTGAAGCAGTTGCTGCTAGGTTTAGGCATGTGTGTTTTGTTTGCAACGACTGATGAATTCCATCAATTGTTTATCGATGGCCGGAGCGGCGAAGCCAGAGACGTTTTAATTGATAGTGCGGGCGCCAGTTTGGGCATGGTAGTTTACATCATTACAGACGAGCTGTGGAGATTGAGAGGAAAGAGTGCAGCAAACAGCAGATAA
- a CDS encoding GNAT family N-acetyltransferase: protein MSDIYFERDYGRLYEQIEQGICEVFEFEHPLGKVRHLFIKRPIPVCINEESYFDISTPYGYGGPLITECQETHKCQVVQAFHDKFEVYCQKENIVCEFVRFHPLFTNAQDFQNCYELTFRRYTTGTNLKDYENPVKSEFSKSKQKSIRKALDAGVEYRVTKNPASLEAFKQIYYSTMKRKSAAAIYYFTDAYFEELLKSFGKNILLSEVLYEGKVIAMGLNLVYDKIIHIHLSGTLEEYHRLSASFVMRYSLVEWGKEHGMDLIHEGGGVTSEIDDPLYLFKKQFGKNTEFEYYVSRKIWNRKIYCLLCKTVGVENESDSFPAYRSLAAVREQLSITNR from the coding sequence GTGAGTGACATCTATTTTGAACGGGATTACGGACGTTTGTATGAACAAATTGAACAGGGAATATGTGAGGTTTTTGAGTTCGAGCATCCCTTGGGGAAAGTCAGGCATTTGTTTATTAAACGCCCTATTCCTGTGTGCATCAACGAAGAGTCTTATTTTGATATAAGCACACCCTACGGCTATGGGGGGCCACTAATCACCGAATGCCAAGAAACACACAAATGCCAGGTGGTCCAAGCTTTCCACGATAAGTTTGAGGTATATTGCCAAAAAGAGAATATTGTCTGTGAGTTTGTCCGTTTTCATCCCTTATTCACGAATGCCCAGGACTTCCAAAACTGCTACGAATTGACGTTTCGCCGCTATACAACAGGAACCAATTTAAAGGATTACGAAAACCCTGTGAAATCGGAGTTTTCTAAGTCAAAGCAAAAAAGCATCCGCAAAGCACTCGATGCCGGTGTTGAATATCGCGTGACAAAAAATCCGGCTAGCCTGGAAGCATTCAAGCAGATTTATTACTCAACCATGAAAAGAAAGAGTGCCGCGGCCATCTACTATTTCACTGACGCTTATTTTGAAGAGCTTTTAAAGTCGTTTGGCAAGAACATCCTCTTGTCGGAAGTGCTTTATGAGGGAAAAGTAATTGCGATGGGACTGAACCTGGTTTACGACAAAATCATCCACATTCATTTGTCTGGAACCTTAGAGGAATACCACCGGCTATCAGCGTCTTTCGTTATGCGGTATTCGCTCGTAGAGTGGGGGAAAGAACATGGAATGGATCTGATTCACGAAGGTGGAGGTGTCACAAGTGAGATAGACGATCCCTTGTACCTTTTTAAAAAGCAGTTCGGCAAAAATACAGAGTTCGAGTATTACGTCAGCCGTAAAATATGGAACCGCAAGATTTACTGTTTGCTATGCAAAACGGTCGGAGTCGAAAACGAGAGCGACTCATTTCCTGCATACCGGTCTCTTGCAGCAGTGCGTGAACAGTTGAGCATTACCAATCGTTAA
- a CDS encoding lipid II:glycine glycyltransferase FemX: protein MANVPDIYFLPEWGKYFETQEEQGKWTMFEFKNDLGHINYQFIARPVPVDTGAITYYDIITPYGFSGPIVLECQEGKRQELVAEYDSAFQQYCEENNIVTEYVRFNPWIQNVKNFEHLYSFRNNGDMIYIDLTVEDFFMDEFSPKSRTQVRKAQKNNVEIELDFTGETVGEFHRLYDITAKRNGINNDYYLFSEEFFQKSFEIFKGKQFLLNAKYEGEYISSSLILHYGDYMHSHLTANDPDYFHLAANSLIQYEACRWGIENNKKEFQLGGTAPYENLHRFKKGFTKTKALDLVIGKKIRLQKTYDQLVDRKMENGGIKVMGYFPLYRG from the coding sequence ATGGCTAATGTACCAGATATTTATTTTTTACCTGAATGGGGAAAATATTTTGAAACCCAAGAAGAACAAGGGAAATGGACAATGTTCGAATTTAAGAACGATTTGGGTCATATCAATTATCAATTTATTGCAAGGCCAGTTCCTGTTGATACTGGCGCGATAACCTATTACGATATCATCACGCCTTATGGATTTAGCGGCCCAATCGTACTAGAGTGCCAGGAAGGGAAGCGCCAAGAATTGGTAGCGGAATACGACAGTGCATTCCAACAGTATTGTGAGGAAAACAACATTGTCACTGAATACGTTAGGTTCAATCCGTGGATTCAAAACGTTAAGAATTTCGAACACCTTTACAGTTTTCGAAATAATGGCGATATGATTTATATTGATTTGACGGTTGAAGATTTTTTTATGGATGAGTTTTCACCAAAATCACGAACCCAAGTGAGAAAAGCACAAAAAAATAATGTAGAGATTGAGTTGGACTTTACAGGGGAGACAGTTGGTGAATTTCATCGACTGTATGACATCACGGCGAAAAGAAATGGAATAAACAATGACTATTACTTGTTTTCCGAGGAGTTTTTTCAGAAATCCTTTGAAATCTTTAAAGGCAAGCAGTTCTTGCTGAATGCAAAATATGAAGGAGAATATATTTCTTCTTCTCTTATCCTGCATTATGGAGACTATATGCACTCTCATTTGACTGCGAATGATCCAGACTATTTTCATTTGGCAGCAAATAGTTTGATTCAATATGAAGCATGCCGATGGGGAATTGAGAATAACAAAAAAGAGTTTCAACTGGGTGGGACGGCTCCATACGAAAACTTGCATCGATTTAAAAAAGGATTTACCAAGACCAAAGCCTTGGATTTGGTAATTGGTAAGAAAATACGTCTCCAGAAAACATATGACCAACTCGTCGATCGCAAAATGGAAAATGGAGGTATAAAAGTGATGGGCTATTTTCCGCTATATCGAGGATAG